A DNA window from Engystomops pustulosus chromosome 6, aEngPut4.maternal, whole genome shotgun sequence contains the following coding sequences:
- the GRB2 gene encoding growth factor receptor-bound protein 2 isoform X2 — protein sequence MEAIAKYDFKATADDELSFKRGDILKVLNEECDQNWYKAELNGKDGFIPKNYIEMKPHPWFFGKIPRAKAEEMLGKQRHDGAFLIRESESAPGDFSLSVKFGNDVQHFKVLRDGAGKYFLWVVKFNSLNELVDYHRSTSVSRNQQIFLRDIEQVPQQPTYVQALFDFDPQEDGELGFRRGDFIQVVDNSDPNWWKGTCHGQTGMFPRNYVTPVNRNL from the exons ATGGAAGCCATAGCAAAATATGACTTTAAAGCCACGGCAGACGATGAGTTAAGCTTTAAACGTGGAGACATACTAAAG GTCTTGAATGAAGAATGCGACCAAAACTGGTACAAAGCTGAGCTGAACGGCAAAGACGGATTTATCCCCAAAAACTACATAGAAATGAAGCCACATCC GTGGTTTTTTGGCAAAATCCCACGTGCCAAAGCAGAGGAGATGCTGGGGAAACAGAGACATGACGGTGCCTTTTTGATCCGAGAGAGTGAAAGCGCTCCAGGAGACTTCTCCCTGTCCGTCAA GTTTGGGAACGACGTACAACATTTCAAGGTCCTGCGGGACGGCGCAGGCAAATACTTCTTGTGGGTGGTAAAGTTTAACTCCCTGAACGAGCTGGTGGACTACCACCGGTCCACGTCCGTGTCTCGGAACCAGCAGATCTTCTTACGTGACATCGAGCAGGTGCCACAG CAACCTACCTACGTTCAGGCACTGTTCGACTTCGACCCCCAGGAAGACGGCGAATTGGGATTTCGACGAGGAgatttcatccaggtggtagacaACTCAGACCCCAACTGGTGGAAAGGGACGTGTCACGGGCAGACCGGCATGTTCCCCCGCAACTACGTGACGCCCGTCAACCGCAATCtgtaa
- the GRB2 gene encoding growth factor receptor-bound protein 2 isoform X1 codes for MEAIAKYDFKATADDELSFKRGDILKVLNEECDQNWYKAELNGKDGFIPKNYIEMKPHPWFFGKIPRAKAEEMLGKQRHDGAFLIRESESAPGDFSLSVKFGNDVQHFKVLRDGAGKYFLWVVKFNSLNELVDYHRSTSVSRNQQIFLRDIEQVPQVHGGDRATSLPQQPTYVQALFDFDPQEDGELGFRRGDFIQVVDNSDPNWWKGTCHGQTGMFPRNYVTPVNRNL; via the exons ATGGAAGCCATAGCAAAATATGACTTTAAAGCCACGGCAGACGATGAGTTAAGCTTTAAACGTGGAGACATACTAAAG GTCTTGAATGAAGAATGCGACCAAAACTGGTACAAAGCTGAGCTGAACGGCAAAGACGGATTTATCCCCAAAAACTACATAGAAATGAAGCCACATCC GTGGTTTTTTGGCAAAATCCCACGTGCCAAAGCAGAGGAGATGCTGGGGAAACAGAGACATGACGGTGCCTTTTTGATCCGAGAGAGTGAAAGCGCTCCAGGAGACTTCTCCCTGTCCGTCAA GTTTGGGAACGACGTACAACATTTCAAGGTCCTGCGGGACGGCGCAGGCAAATACTTCTTGTGGGTGGTAAAGTTTAACTCCCTGAACGAGCTGGTGGACTACCACCGGTCCACGTCCGTGTCTCGGAACCAGCAGATCTTCTTACGTGACATCGAGCAGGTGCCACAGGTACACGGGGGAGACAGAGCCACGAGTTTACCACAG CAACCTACCTACGTTCAGGCACTGTTCGACTTCGACCCCCAGGAAGACGGCGAATTGGGATTTCGACGAGGAgatttcatccaggtggtagacaACTCAGACCCCAACTGGTGGAAAGGGACGTGTCACGGGCAGACCGGCATGTTCCCCCGCAACTACGTGACGCCCGTCAACCGCAATCtgtaa